The window TACATGGGATGCCTGCTCACCGATCCCATCAACATCCGCTACGCGACAGGCAGCCGCAATATGCAGGTTTGGACGATGCATTCGCCCGGGCGTTGGGCGTTCGTCCCGACCGAGGGGGCGGTGGTCCTCTTCGAATTCACGAGCTCGATGCACGTGAACGAGGGAATCGAGACGATCGCCGAGTTGCGTCCGACGATCCCGTGGTTTTACTTCCTGGCCGGCCCGCGTTGCGAGGAGAAGGCAACACTCTGGGCCAAGGAGATCGCGGCCCTCGTCGAAAAGCATGGCGGCAAGAATCGCCGCCTTGCGGTCGATCGGTGCGAGCCAATGGGCGCCTTCAAGCTTGCCGCGATGGGCATCGAGCTGTTCGACGCGCAGGAAGCGATCGAACTCGCGCGTGCGATCAAGTCGCCCGAGGAGATCGCCGCGATCCGGCTTGCGATGGACGTGTGCGACGCATCGATCCGCCGGATGCGCGAAGCGCTCCGCCCGGGCGTCACCGAAAATCAATTATGGGCGGTGATGAACGACGTGAATATCGCCCACGACGGCGAATGGATCGAGTGCCGCCTCCTGACATCGGGCGCGCGGACCAATCCCTGGTTTCAGGAATGCGGCAACAAGATAATCGAGCCGGGCGAGATCGTGGCCTTCGACACCGACATGGTCGGACCGCTCGGCTATCTCGCGGACATATCGCGAAGCTGGGTCTGCCCCGGCAAGCGGCCAACCAACGATCAACGCCGTCTCTATGGCCTCGCCCAGGAGCAAGTGATCCACAACATATCCTTGTTGAAGCCCGGCGTCGGCTTCCGGGAATTCGCGGAAAAGTGCTGGCCCGTGCCCGAGGAATTCACGTCGAACCGTTACATGATGATGGTTCACGGCTGCGGCTTGGTCGACGAATTTCCGAGCATCGCCTATGCGCGCGACTTTGCCGATTGGGGTTATGACGGCGAATTCCGGGAAAACATGGTCGTCTCGGTCGAGAGTTATATCGGCGAGGTCGGCGCCAAGGAAGGCATCAAGCTCGAGCAACAGGTGATCGTCACGGCGAAGGGTGCCGTACCGCTTTCCAAGACGCCCTTCGAGGATGCGCTTGTCGTTTGAGGCCGGCCGCCGGAAAAGTCTCAGTGGGCGACGAGGATGGGCACGGTCATGCGCTGAAACATGTCGCGCGACACGCCGCCGAGGACGAGTTCGCGCAATCGCGAATGGCCGTAAACGCCCATCACGATCAGGCTTGCCGACTCATCCGACGCGCGCGAGAGGATCATGTCGC of the Alphaproteobacteria bacterium genome contains:
- a CDS encoding Xaa-Pro peptidase family protein translates to MTKHSSSESVSVVPLAFDVADRLSRIDQAKLRGYRLERLRAELRARDYMGCLLTDPINIRYATGSRNMQVWTMHSPGRWAFVPTEGAVVLFEFTSSMHVNEGIETIAELRPTIPWFYFLAGPRCEEKATLWAKEIAALVEKHGGKNRRLAVDRCEPMGAFKLAAMGIELFDAQEAIELARAIKSPEEIAAIRLAMDVCDASIRRMREALRPGVTENQLWAVMNDVNIAHDGEWIECRLLTSGARTNPWFQECGNKIIEPGEIVAFDTDMVGPLGYLADISRSWVCPGKRPTNDQRRLYGLAQEQVIHNISLLKPGVGFREFAEKCWPVPEEFTSNRYMMMVHGCGLVDEFPSIAYARDFADWGYDGEFRENMVVSVESYIGEVGAKEGIKLEQQVIVTAKGAVPLSKTPFEDALVV